A window from Candidatus Poseidoniia archaeon encodes these proteins:
- a CDS encoding aminotransferase class I/II-fold pyridoxal phosphate-dependent enzyme gives MSDPTGWMRDEYEALVAASLDWRPPVLEGPSAPRCLVDGRERLMLCSNNYLNLSNHPRLKEAAIAAVESHGAGSGSVRPIAGNMDLHVRLEQRIAEFKRRDAAIYYQTGFAANAGLIPQLVGKGDHLFTDELNHGSIIDGVRLTKAARNIYAHNDMGRLEDLLRKVPDTGRRLIITDGVFSMDGDTAPLDEICALAGEYGAMTYVDDAHGEGVLGEGRGIGVHYGVEDKVDIEMGTFSKAFGVVGGLAAGSEHLAKYAFNKSRTFLLSGSAPPATVAACTAALDVLDEEPQHVVNLWKNTAYFRRGLQQLGYDTGVSTTPIIPAMCGSSKQAQALSGELMQRGVFALPIVFPMVARDKARIRVIMNAGLERGDLDEALAAFEAGGKAAGVL, from the coding sequence ATGAGTGACCCCACGGGCTGGATGCGCGACGAGTACGAGGCGCTCGTGGCAGCGAGCCTGGACTGGCGGCCGCCGGTGCTGGAAGGCCCCAGCGCACCCCGCTGCCTGGTTGACGGGCGCGAGCGGCTGATGCTCTGCTCGAACAACTACCTGAACCTGAGTAACCACCCCCGGCTGAAAGAGGCGGCGATTGCCGCCGTCGAGAGCCACGGTGCCGGCTCGGGCAGCGTGCGGCCGATTGCGGGCAACATGGACCTGCATGTCCGGCTGGAGCAGCGCATCGCCGAGTTCAAGCGCCGTGACGCTGCCATCTACTACCAGACCGGCTTCGCCGCCAACGCCGGGCTGATTCCGCAGCTAGTAGGCAAGGGCGACCACCTTTTCACCGACGAGCTGAACCACGGCTCAATTATTGACGGGGTGCGGTTGACGAAGGCGGCACGCAACATCTACGCGCACAACGACATGGGCAGGCTGGAAGATTTGCTGCGCAAGGTTCCCGACACGGGGCGCCGGCTCATCATCACCGACGGCGTCTTCTCGATGGACGGCGACACCGCGCCGCTCGACGAAATCTGCGCGCTCGCCGGAGAATATGGCGCAATGACCTACGTGGACGACGCGCACGGCGAAGGCGTGCTGGGCGAGGGGCGCGGAATCGGGGTCCATTATGGAGTCGAAGACAAGGTCGATATCGAAATGGGGACCTTCTCCAAGGCGTTCGGTGTCGTCGGCGGGCTCGCTGCCGGCAGCGAACATCTCGCGAAATACGCCTTCAACAAGTCGCGCACCTTCCTGCTCTCGGGCTCCGCCCCGCCCGCGACGGTCGCCGCCTGCACCGCTGCGCTGGACGTGCTCGATGAAGAGCCGCAGCACGTCGTGAATCTCTGGAAGAATACCGCCTATTTCCGCCGTGGGCTGCAGCAACTCGGCTACGATACTGGCGTTTCCACGACCCCCATAATCCCTGCCATGTGCGGCTCTTCGAAGCAGGCGCAGGCGTTGAGCGGTGAACTGATGCAGCGCGGCGTCTTCGCGCTGCCCATCGTCTTTCCGATGGTCGCGCGCGACAAGGCGCGCATCCGCGTCATCATGAACGCCGGGCTCGAGCGCGGCGACCTGGACGAAGCGCTGGCGGCGTTCGAGGCGGGTGGCAAGGCGGCGGGAGTGCTGTGA
- a CDS encoding heme exporter protein CcmB gives MNPLAALVRKELRVELRSLQGTVAAALLVLALLLLLRFTLTNDEIARARLAPAILWSVLLFAGLGLLTHTALREGDRGTGEMLRLAPLPRATLFLGAWAGNLLLLSGLTLVAFLFYILLFENSFGPAWPSALAILLLSAVGVSAAGTLTTQAAAPLPGAWMLGTLLAIPLLLFTVVEASLRALQALLLDDGGVATALTLLLLYDLAFLAGGAWLSELAD, from the coding sequence GTGAACCCGCTGGCGGCGCTGGTGCGCAAGGAGCTGCGCGTCGAGCTGCGGTCGCTGCAGGGCACCGTCGCGGCGGCGCTGCTGGTGCTGGCGCTGCTGCTGCTGCTGCGCTTTACGCTCACCAACGACGAAATCGCCCGCGCGCGACTGGCGCCGGCGATTCTCTGGAGCGTGCTGCTCTTCGCCGGGCTGGGATTGCTGACGCACACCGCGCTGCGCGAAGGCGACCGCGGCACCGGCGAGATGCTGCGGCTGGCGCCGCTCCCGCGCGCGACGCTGTTCCTCGGCGCCTGGGCCGGCAACCTGCTGCTGCTCTCGGGGCTGACGCTGGTCGCTTTCCTGTTTTATATATTGCTCTTCGAGAACTCGTTCGGCCCCGCATGGCCTTCCGCGCTCGCAATCCTGCTGCTCTCAGCGGTCGGCGTTTCCGCCGCCGGGACGCTCACGACGCAGGCGGCGGCACCGCTGCCCGGCGCGTGGATGCTCGGGACGCTGCTCGCGATTCCGCTGCTGCTTTTCACCGTCGTCGAAGCATCGCTGCGCGCGTTGCAGGCGCTACTGCTCGACGATGGTGGCGTCGCGACCGCGCTGACGCTGTTGCTGCTTTACGACCTTGCGTTCCTCGCGGGCGGTGCGTGGCTCAGCGAACTGGCCGACTAG
- the msrB gene encoding peptide-methionine (R)-S-oxide reductase MsrB translates to MKLSDTEWRAQLTPEQYEVCRCSATEPPFANEYWDCHDAGSYRCAACGTTLFDSEAKFDSGTGWPSFSAAVADGAVAEHEDDSLGVRRIEVACAGCESHLGHVFPDGPPPAGLRFCINSAALRLERR, encoded by the coding sequence ATGAAGCTCAGCGACACCGAATGGCGTGCGCAGCTAACGCCCGAGCAATACGAGGTCTGTCGCTGTAGCGCGACCGAGCCCCCTTTCGCCAACGAATACTGGGATTGCCATGACGCCGGCAGCTACCGCTGCGCAGCGTGCGGCACAACGCTGTTCGACTCGGAAGCGAAATTCGACTCGGGCACCGGCTGGCCCAGCTTCAGCGCGGCGGTCGCCGACGGGGCGGTCGCCGAGCACGAGGACGACTCGCTCGGCGTGCGCCGCATCGAGGTCGCCTGCGCCGGTTGCGAGTCACACCTTGGGCATGTTTTCCCCGACGGACCACCGCCCGCGGGACTGCGCTTTTGCATCAACTCCGCCGCGTTGCGGCTTGAGCGGCGCTAG
- the pdxS gene encoding pyridoxal 5'-phosphate synthase lyase subunit PdxS translates to MQHGPELVKRGFARMQKGGVIMDVTDAAQAAIAEDAGAVAVMALERVPADIRAEGGVARMSEPQKIREIIDCTTIPVMAKCRIGHTAEARVLEALGVDMIDESEVLTPADPYFHVIKRNFTVPFVCGATSLGEGLRRVWEGSAMIRTKGEAGTGNIVAAMRHARLLDAEIAAVQQSDDRAAMATRVVDKYFELDREVVTNLGSSAGATPFEMPRSEIEAEIAELMDEVAKLGRLPVVTFTAGGIATPADAALMMQFGMDGLFVGSGIFKSDDPAERARAIVEATAHFDDPHVVAKVSDDLGSAMDGLEEAALETKMASRGH, encoded by the coding sequence CTGCAACACGGCCCGGAACTGGTGAAACGCGGCTTCGCCCGCATGCAGAAAGGCGGAGTCATCATGGATGTAACCGACGCTGCACAAGCAGCGATTGCCGAGGACGCCGGCGCCGTCGCAGTCATGGCGCTCGAGCGCGTGCCGGCTGATATCCGTGCCGAAGGCGGCGTCGCGCGCATGTCGGAGCCGCAGAAGATTCGCGAAATTATCGACTGCACCACGATTCCGGTGATGGCCAAGTGCCGTATCGGCCACACCGCCGAGGCGCGCGTGCTCGAAGCTTTGGGAGTGGACATGATTGACGAGTCGGAAGTGCTGACGCCGGCCGACCCCTACTTCCACGTCATCAAGCGCAACTTCACCGTCCCGTTCGTTTGCGGCGCCACTTCGCTCGGTGAGGGGCTGCGCCGCGTCTGGGAAGGTTCGGCCATGATTCGCACCAAGGGCGAGGCGGGGACGGGGAACATCGTCGCTGCGATGCGCCACGCGCGGCTGCTCGACGCCGAAATCGCAGCGGTGCAGCAATCTGACGACCGCGCCGCAATGGCGACCCGCGTCGTTGACAAGTATTTCGAGCTCGACCGCGAGGTGGTAACCAACCTCGGTTCTTCAGCTGGCGCGACTCCGTTCGAGATGCCGCGCAGCGAAATCGAGGCTGAAATCGCCGAGCTGATGGACGAGGTCGCGAAGCTGGGGCGGCTGCCGGTCGTCACTTTCACGGCAGGCGGTATCGCGACGCCGGCCGACGCGGCGCTGATGATGCAATTCGGGATGGACGGACTCTTCGTCGGCTCGGGCATCTTCAAGTCTGACGACCCGGCCGAGCGCGCGCGCGCCATCGTCGAGGCGACCGCGCACTTCGACGACCCACACGTCGTGGCGAAAGTCTCGGACGACCTCGGCAGCGCGATGGACGGCTTGGAAGAGGCGGCGCTGGAAACGAAGATGGCTTCGCGCGGGCACTAA
- the tpiA gene encoding triose-phosphate isomerase, which produces MALRTPLMVVNLKTYPQGHGEAGFALCRAMAAVAEESGACLAAATSALDLRRFAHKGGVPVLAQHVDAAPEGAHTGAVLPEAAVAAGAVGTLVNHAERQLDWPTIEATLARAREAGLATVLCTADVAATARGAALRPDYVAVEPPELIGGDISVSTARPEVISDSVAAVAGTGVPLLCGAGVKTRADVEKAMELGAAGILLASGVVKAEDPGMVLAELVQGLS; this is translated from the coding sequence ATGGCGCTGCGCACGCCGCTGATGGTCGTCAACCTGAAGACTTACCCGCAAGGTCACGGTGAGGCGGGCTTCGCGCTCTGCCGCGCAATGGCCGCCGTTGCGGAGGAATCGGGCGCCTGCCTCGCGGCTGCGACCAGCGCGCTCGACCTGCGGCGCTTCGCGCACAAGGGCGGCGTTCCGGTGCTGGCGCAGCACGTTGACGCTGCGCCCGAGGGCGCGCACACCGGCGCGGTGCTTCCGGAGGCGGCCGTTGCGGCGGGCGCGGTCGGCACGCTGGTCAACCACGCTGAGCGACAGCTCGACTGGCCCACCATCGAGGCAACGCTGGCGCGCGCCCGCGAGGCGGGGCTGGCGACCGTGCTCTGCACCGCCGACGTCGCGGCGACCGCGCGCGGCGCCGCGCTGCGGCCGGACTATGTCGCGGTCGAGCCGCCCGAGCTCATCGGCGGCGACATCTCGGTCTCGACCGCGCGCCCCGAAGTCATCAGCGACTCGGTCGCAGCGGTGGCCGGGACCGGCGTGCCGCTGCTCTGCGGCGCCGGGGTCAAGACGCGCGCCGACGTCGAAAAGGCGATGGAGCTGGGCGCGGCGGGCATCCTGCTGGCGTCGGGCGTCGTGAAGGCGGAGGACCCGGGAATGGTGCTGGCGGAGCTGGTTCAGGGGCTGTCATAA
- the pyrF gene encoding orotidine-5'-phosphate decarboxylase has translation MGSRLLLALDETDPQRAFSVAEAAAPHLAGIKLNWPLLMQGGLETVAKLAELAPVICDLKVADIPNTARLIAEAAYGAGAAGIIAHAFPGAGPLRAIRDVAPERDLYAVITMSHPGGGEFFDIPALAAVARDGGATGVVAPATRPEDIAAVRAAVGDLKIIAPGVGAQGGDPRAAIDAGADLIIVGRAIYQADDPGAAAREYAAALGD, from the coding sequence ATGGGGTCCCGGCTGCTGCTGGCGCTGGACGAGACAGACCCGCAGCGTGCCTTTTCCGTAGCCGAAGCGGCAGCACCGCATCTGGCCGGTATCAAGCTGAACTGGCCGCTGCTGATGCAGGGCGGCCTCGAGACGGTCGCGAAGCTGGCTGAGCTGGCGCCGGTCATCTGCGACCTGAAGGTAGCGGACATTCCCAACACGGCGCGCCTCATCGCCGAAGCGGCCTACGGCGCCGGCGCGGCCGGCATCATCGCGCACGCGTTCCCCGGTGCCGGCCCACTGCGCGCCATCCGCGACGTGGCGCCCGAGCGCGACCTGTATGCGGTCATCACGATGTCGCACCCCGGCGGCGGCGAATTCTTCGACATCCCGGCACTGGCCGCCGTCGCGCGCGACGGCGGCGCAACCGGTGTCGTCGCCCCGGCAACGCGGCCCGAGGACATCGCCGCCGTGCGGGCCGCGGTCGGCGACCTGAAAATCATCGCCCCCGGTGTCGGCGCGCAGGGGGGTGACCCCCGCGCCGCGATTGACGCCGGTGCCGACCTCATAATCGTGGGGCGCGCCATCTACCAGGCGGACGACCCGGGCGCCGCTGCGCGGGAATACGCCGCCGCGCTGGGCGACTGA
- a CDS encoding PKD domain-containing protein, with protein sequence MTQQRQSLKVLLATAMLLCGAFAGLLLATNASAATYDRDGFVLADGAGLSGATVSAFNSATGAVTNTSTLEDGWYSLDNLEDGDYQFGYEMAGYLAVVNDVTVDGSGSMDDVILVATMGGSDSFAGNVTDGSSAIEGASVTLAGEESGDDWWGGSAAYERSATTDADGNYSFSGLANESFTLRVTAAGYYSSISSSANVVLSVVNDDNLKYVRILDGDGNTLRDAEVMLYEASTATWGAAEKLGGATHVVRPSAASNGNYIFAFHADYATGVTVAGDGAGENLEIVLDTASSGTRVAALPGVPAVTSSIPVMDVSGMTVLLQLNPGPTADVVVTSEANMLAGAYVVAVDEAVSFSAAGASATVGITQLEWDFGEGGASTYGQEELNHSWSAGGSYTVNLTAMDQYGNVDTANVTILVDGSAPTSNFTTTVKASIDDEGAAYNDTNVNEDTSTLVFNGSGSSDGESEIASWVWDFGEEGSDSGSVVSKQFSEPGEYEVTLTTTDAAGNSASDSATIIVNDVTIPDAKFTYYYDINGNGTIEADEQALQKAMEGAPVIFNASSTEDNFDSLADLTFNWVFDDGMSDSGAVVEHVYAELQEGGFNVVLTVTDRAGNEAVFGALVEPATMVRPDLFISSLNFTSDSPQEGDNLVMEATLKLLQENISGSFNVAFYADSIAAGNEFANISVDGANLSAGIEHSYTLTATWSNIPKGEHTIFVVVDAANVIDEGVEKNELVKLVTVKAADDGRDWTSIGLIAAIVMAVFGALGYIYRDQIFGK encoded by the coding sequence ATGACTCAACAGCGACAATCGCTCAAAGTCCTGCTAGCCACTGCGATGCTGCTCTGCGGAGCATTCGCGGGGCTGCTTCTCGCAACCAATGCGAGCGCGGCTACCTACGACCGGGACGGCTTCGTTCTGGCTGACGGCGCCGGCCTTTCTGGCGCGACAGTCAGTGCGTTCAACAGCGCTACCGGCGCGGTAACGAACACCTCAACGCTCGAAGACGGCTGGTACAGCCTCGACAACCTCGAGGATGGCGACTACCAGTTCGGTTACGAGATGGCGGGCTACCTCGCCGTCGTGAACGACGTCACCGTCGACGGCAGCGGCAGCATGGATGATGTTATCTTGGTCGCCACGATGGGCGGTTCCGACAGCTTTGCCGGCAACGTCACCGACGGCTCCTCGGCAATCGAGGGCGCCAGCGTCACGCTGGCAGGCGAGGAATCTGGCGACGACTGGTGGGGCGGCAGCGCCGCTTACGAGCGCAGCGCAACCACGGACGCCGACGGAAACTACAGCTTCAGCGGACTCGCCAACGAGTCCTTCACGCTGCGGGTCACGGCTGCGGGCTACTATTCCTCAATTAGCAGTTCAGCAAATGTCGTGCTTTCAGTGGTCAACGATGACAACCTGAAGTATGTGCGCATCCTTGACGGCGACGGCAACACGCTGCGCGACGCCGAGGTCATGCTCTACGAGGCTTCGACCGCCACCTGGGGCGCGGCCGAGAAGCTGGGCGGTGCGACGCACGTCGTGCGCCCCAGCGCAGCGAGCAACGGCAACTACATCTTCGCGTTCCACGCGGACTACGCCACCGGCGTAACCGTGGCTGGCGACGGCGCGGGCGAGAATCTGGAAATCGTGCTCGACACTGCTTCGAGCGGTACCCGGGTTGCGGCGCTGCCGGGCGTCCCCGCAGTCACCTCGAGCATTCCGGTAATGGACGTCAGCGGCATGACTGTGCTGCTGCAACTCAACCCCGGCCCGACGGCTGACGTCGTGGTCACCAGCGAGGCGAACATGCTCGCCGGCGCGTATGTCGTCGCAGTCGATGAAGCGGTCAGCTTCTCGGCGGCCGGCGCGAGCGCGACGGTCGGTATCACGCAGCTGGAGTGGGACTTCGGCGAGGGCGGCGCAAGCACCTACGGACAGGAAGAGCTCAACCATTCCTGGAGCGCGGGCGGCAGCTACACAGTCAACCTGACCGCGATGGACCAGTACGGCAACGTGGACACCGCCAACGTCACAATCCTGGTTGACGGCAGCGCGCCCACTTCCAACTTTACGACTACGGTCAAGGCTTCCATTGACGACGAAGGCGCAGCCTACAATGACACCAACGTCAACGAAGACACCTCGACGCTGGTCTTCAACGGCTCCGGCTCGAGCGACGGCGAGAGCGAGATTGCCTCCTGGGTGTGGGACTTCGGCGAAGAGGGCAGCGACAGCGGCTCGGTCGTCAGCAAGCAGTTCAGCGAACCCGGGGAGTATGAGGTCACGCTCACCACCACCGACGCGGCTGGCAACAGCGCCTCGGATTCGGCAACAATCATCGTGAACGACGTCACCATCCCCGACGCCAAGTTCACTTACTACTACGACATTAACGGCAACGGCACCATCGAGGCAGATGAACAAGCCTTGCAGAAGGCAATGGAGGGCGCTCCGGTAATCTTCAACGCCTCGAGCACCGAGGACAACTTCGACTCACTGGCTGACCTCACCTTCAACTGGGTGTTCGATGACGGCATGAGCGATTCCGGCGCCGTGGTTGAGCATGTTTACGCCGAGCTGCAGGAAGGGGGGTTCAACGTCGTCCTGACGGTCACCGACCGCGCTGGCAACGAAGCGGTCTTCGGGGCGCTGGTCGAGCCGGCGACGATGGTGCGGCCTGACCTCTTCATCTCCTCGCTCAACTTCACCAGCGACTCCCCGCAGGAGGGCGACAACCTCGTGATGGAGGCAACGCTCAAGCTGCTGCAGGAGAACATCTCCGGTAGCTTCAACGTCGCATTCTACGCCGACTCGATTGCAGCCGGCAACGAGTTTGCTAACATCTCGGTCGATGGCGCTAACCTCAGCGCCGGTATCGAGCACTCATACACGCTAACGGCTACGTGGAGTAACATCCCCAAGGGCGAGCACACGATTTTTGTCGTGGTCGACGCCGCTAACGTAATCGACGAGGGCGTTGAGAAGAACGAGCTGGTGAAACTGGTCACAGTCAAGGCTGCCGATGACGGCCGCGACTGGACCTCAATCGGGCTGATTGCTGCCATCGTGATGGCGGTCTTCGGAGCGCTGGGCTACATCTACCGCGACCAGATCTTCGGCAAGTAA
- a CDS encoding NAD-dependent epimerase/dehydratase family protein yields MSTREQRRILVTGAAGQIGTELVLALRERFPAGDVVAMYRSSPLAPEVAEGGPSVVGDVTDAAGYAQAVAEHDIDTVYHLAAILSVGGEANPALCYEVNLNGLRNVLEVARERGQRLFCPSSIAVFGPDTPAVAPQETPLHPSTMYGVTKVAGEILCDYYFQRYGVDARGVRYPGLISWQAAPGGGTTDYAIAIFHAALRDGSYECFVGPETRLPMMYMPDALKGTLDLMDAPLEALNRRADFNLGAMSFAARELADAIAQRIPGFECRYAPDSRQAIADSWPDAVDDSAAREEWGWSPRFGLEEMVDDMLENLRREAQ; encoded by the coding sequence ATGTCCACTCGCGAACAGCGCCGAATACTGGTAACTGGCGCCGCGGGGCAGATTGGAACCGAGCTTGTCCTCGCCTTGCGGGAGCGCTTCCCCGCCGGGGATGTCGTCGCGATGTACCGCTCCAGCCCGCTTGCTCCCGAGGTCGCCGAGGGCGGCCCTTCGGTGGTGGGCGACGTCACCGACGCCGCGGGCTACGCGCAAGCCGTCGCGGAGCACGATATTGACACAGTCTACCACCTCGCCGCCATCCTTTCCGTGGGCGGCGAAGCTAATCCGGCGCTCTGCTACGAGGTCAACCTCAACGGCCTGCGCAACGTGCTCGAGGTCGCCCGCGAGCGAGGGCAACGCTTGTTCTGCCCGAGCTCGATTGCGGTCTTCGGCCCCGATACGCCGGCGGTGGCGCCGCAGGAGACACCACTTCACCCGAGCACGATGTACGGCGTCACCAAGGTCGCCGGTGAAATCCTCTGCGACTACTACTTCCAGCGCTACGGGGTCGACGCACGCGGGGTGCGCTACCCCGGACTCATTTCGTGGCAGGCGGCCCCGGGTGGCGGGACAACCGATTACGCCATCGCCATCTTCCACGCTGCGCTGCGGGACGGCAGCTACGAATGCTTTGTCGGCCCCGAAACGCGGCTGCCGATGATGTACATGCCGGACGCGCTGAAAGGCACTCTGGACCTGATGGACGCGCCGCTGGAGGCGCTGAACCGCCGCGCCGACTTCAACCTCGGCGCGATGTCCTTCGCGGCGCGGGAGCTAGCGGACGCCATCGCGCAGCGCATCCCCGGCTTCGAGTGCCGCTACGCGCCCGACTCGCGGCAGGCGATTGCCGACTCATGGCCCGACGCGGTCGACGACTCCGCCGCGCGCGAGGAGTGGGGCTGGTCGCCCCGTTTCGGGCTGGAGGAGATGGTCGACGACATGCTTGAAAACCTGCGGAGGGAGGCGCAATGA
- a CDS encoding DUF1292 domain-containing protein, producing MHVVTLLAQPRKKHPLAKRKLLQKGQLEIVGRGTFGLVWLTDFFDAFWACAQEIDSDAKVKLRESGFDEMNWTAAFRFAGFKARLSAQKYKGFYGVPRNCYLRLKIGTANPNDLRMFLRLLSDKFERSPWAINNWSKLEAASGFDQKAIINGWSEAMGREISVADAAGGWSLPFLGGSKAAADAPAAPDGGDIEVLTDSEGREHRFRVHGTLEMEGEEYAVMSPADGGEDVLEVDILHVARGGGYESVDDEELFNALAEAAQEHLAA from the coding sequence ATGCACGTCGTGACCCTGCTGGCGCAGCCTCGTAAAAAGCACCCGCTGGCGAAGCGCAAGCTGCTACAGAAAGGGCAGCTAGAGATAGTCGGCCGGGGCACCTTCGGGCTGGTCTGGCTGACCGACTTCTTCGACGCCTTCTGGGCCTGCGCGCAGGAAATCGATTCCGACGCGAAGGTGAAACTGCGCGAGAGCGGCTTTGACGAGATGAACTGGACCGCCGCCTTCCGCTTCGCCGGTTTCAAGGCGCGACTTTCAGCGCAGAAATACAAGGGCTTCTACGGCGTCCCGCGCAACTGTTACCTCCGGCTGAAAATCGGGACAGCTAACCCTAACGACCTGCGCATGTTCCTGAGGCTCCTGTCCGACAAGTTCGAGAGGTCGCCCTGGGCAATCAACAACTGGAGCAAGCTCGAAGCCGCCTCGGGATTCGACCAGAAGGCCATTATCAACGGCTGGTCCGAAGCGATGGGGCGCGAAATCAGCGTCGCTGACGCAGCGGGCGGCTGGAGCCTGCCGTTCCTCGGCGGCAGCAAGGCGGCGGCGGACGCTCCCGCAGCGCCGGACGGTGGCGACATCGAGGTGCTGACCGACTCCGAGGGGCGGGAGCACCGCTTCCGGGTCCACGGCACGCTCGAGATGGAAGGCGAGGAGTATGCGGTGATGTCGCCCGCCGACGGCGGTGAGGATGTGCTCGAAGTGGATATCCTGCACGTCGCCAGGGGTGGCGGCTATGAGTCGGTGGATGATGAAGAGCTATTCAATGCCTTGGCAGAGGCGGCGCAGGAACATCTGGCGGCGTAG
- the ccmA gene encoding heme ABC exporter ATP-binding protein CcmA, whose amino-acid sequence MLVVRGLQKAFGARRVLRGLDLAVENGEVVLLQGENGAGKSTLLRILATLDRADSGEAAVDGFALSDGVEVRSRIGFAGHRPGFYGELSGRENLALWARLHQLPEHAAEIDVTLERVGLKAFANDRTSIYSRGMLQRLALARASLHRPTTLLLDEPFAALDSAGRELLRTLISEWRDDERAVLVVAHGSGLAADRTLALAGGVLA is encoded by the coding sequence ATGCTCGTCGTCCGCGGGCTGCAGAAGGCGTTCGGCGCGCGGCGCGTGCTGCGCGGGCTCGACCTCGCTGTTGAAAACGGCGAAGTGGTACTGTTGCAGGGCGAGAACGGCGCCGGCAAGTCGACGCTGCTACGCATCCTCGCGACGCTCGACCGCGCCGACAGCGGCGAAGCCGCGGTCGACGGCTTCGCGCTCTCCGACGGCGTCGAGGTGCGGTCGCGCATCGGCTTCGCCGGCCACCGCCCCGGTTTCTACGGCGAGCTGAGCGGCCGCGAAAACCTGGCGCTCTGGGCGCGGCTGCACCAGCTGCCGGAGCACGCGGCGGAGATTGATGTTACTCTCGAGCGTGTCGGGCTCAAGGCGTTTGCCAATGACCGCACTTCCATCTATTCCCGGGGAATGTTGCAGCGACTGGCGCTGGCGCGCGCGTCGCTGCACCGGCCGACGACGCTGCTGCTCGACGAGCCGTTCGCCGCGCTCGACTCTGCCGGCCGCGAGCTGCTGCGCACGCTCATCTCCGAATGGCGTGACGATGAGCGGGCGGTGCTGGTGGTGGCGCACGGCAGCGGCCTCGCGGCGGACCGCACGCTGGCGCTCGCCGGCGGGGTGCTGGCGTGA
- the dnaG gene encoding DNA primase DnaG: MTDPNSSKYVIQARITASGVVERSDVVGAIFGQTEGLLGDELDLRDMQKSGRMGRIEVDIKSTKGKSTGEITIASSMDQVETSVFAAALETVERVGPCKATLKVLNLEDSRAGKRDQIIERARELLLGIVTESRSAGVNITDSVRQLIQTDEIVTYGGKLPAGPNVDKSDAIILVEGRSDVLNLLRHSIKNAISVEGTNIPKEIVELCKSRTVTAFVDGDRGGEMVLRELFQVADVNYVARAPSNTEVEHLGHKQIMKCLRDKSTTELFKDQNKWAQDGKKKRSRRGGRKSKTSKDTKAPAEAPAAEPEAAVEEPAAPSEAPAEKPAAEPEAVTAAAPAEAQALLKHLDELKGSKNVRLLSGEKLSDELPITKLQEKLQSKGNNGVTALVMDGIITQRLVDLAPEAGISTVVAEKKGPLPRKPVGLSLYTRSDLS; the protein is encoded by the coding sequence ATGACAGACCCCAACAGTAGTAAGTACGTTATCCAAGCCAGAATCACGGCCAGCGGCGTGGTTGAGCGATCAGACGTTGTCGGTGCAATTTTCGGTCAGACCGAAGGGTTGCTCGGCGACGAACTGGACCTCCGGGACATGCAGAAATCGGGCCGTATGGGCCGTATCGAAGTGGACATCAAGAGCACCAAGGGCAAGTCCACAGGTGAAATTACCATAGCCTCCAGTATGGACCAGGTGGAGACTTCGGTCTTTGCCGCCGCGCTCGAGACAGTCGAGCGCGTCGGTCCCTGCAAGGCGACCCTGAAGGTACTCAACCTCGAGGACAGTCGTGCTGGCAAGCGCGACCAGATTATCGAGCGCGCCCGCGAGCTGCTGCTCGGCATCGTGACCGAGTCCCGCAGCGCCGGAGTCAACATAACCGACTCCGTCAGGCAGCTAATCCAGACTGATGAAATCGTCACCTATGGCGGCAAGCTCCCCGCGGGGCCCAATGTCGATAAAAGCGACGCCATCATCCTGGTCGAGGGACGCAGCGACGTCCTGAACCTGCTGCGCCACAGTATCAAGAACGCTATCTCGGTCGAGGGGACCAACATCCCCAAGGAGATTGTCGAGCTGTGCAAGTCACGCACCGTCACTGCTTTCGTCGATGGCGACCGCGGTGGCGAAATGGTCCTGCGCGAGCTGTTTCAGGTCGCCGACGTTAATTACGTCGCGCGCGCACCCTCTAACACCGAGGTCGAACATCTGGGTCACAAGCAGATTATGAAGTGCCTGCGCGACAAGTCGACTACCGAGCTGTTCAAGGACCAGAACAAGTGGGCGCAAGATGGCAAGAAAAAACGCTCGCGACGTGGCGGACGCAAGTCGAAGACCAGCAAGGACACGAAAGCGCCCGCAGAGGCGCCAGCCGCTGAGCCCGAAGCGGCGGTGGAAGAGCCCGCAGCCCCGTCTGAGGCACCTGCAGAGAAGCCAGCCGCTGAGCCAGAGGCAGTCACGGCTGCCGCCCCCGCAGAAGCACAGGCACTGCTCAAGCACCTTGACGAGCTCAAGGGCAGCAAGAACGTGCGGTTGCTCTCGGGCGAGAAGCTAAGCGACGAACTCCCGATTACCAAGCTGCAGGAAAAGCTGCAGTCGAAGGGCAACAACGGCGTCACAGCACTGGTGATGGACGGTATCATCACCCAGCGGCTGGTCGACCTCGCCCCCGAGGCGGGCATCTCGACCGTCGTTGCCGAGAAGAAGGGACCGCTCCCGCGCAAGCCGGTCGGCCTTTCACTCTACACCCGCAGCGACCTTAGTTAA